The segment CCAGGAGAAATTATGTTGGTAGAAGGCCATATCTGCGCCCAGCCGCTGACTGCAACCTACAGGGGACGTTCAGTGTACGACGCACTTTGGAGGGAGCGTGTGATTGCAGCTTGTGGCGGCTTACCGGTCTCCAGTGGTGTTTATGTGTGGACCATTGGGCCGAGCTACGAAACTCCAGCGGAAATTGTCGCCTTTGAACGTAGGGGCGGCGATGCAGTTGGAATGAGTTTAGTACCGGAAGCGATGGAAGCATCAGCTTTAGATATGCATGTGCTGGGGGCCACTATCATTACCAATAGTGCGGCGGGCCTGCATGAGCAGGAGTTAAATCACGAAGATGTACTTCGTTCGGCCGAGGCTGCACGTGCGAATCTTGCGGATGTAATCGCCAGGGCGCTAATGCAGGCTCCTCAGCCATACAGAACATAATTTTACCTACAACCCGATACTCATATCACAAGACCAAATTGCAGCGCATGAACGACGACTATGGACATGACAGTGGCGATTGGGAGGGTGCGCCGCATTCAGGCAGCGGATCTCGCTATCGCGACGAAGTATTTTCGAGGAGGGTCCCGGCGGGACGACGTACGTACTTCTTTGATGTGAAGGCAACCCGATCTGGTGAAGACTTTTTTATCGTCATCACCGAGAGCAAGCGGGTTGGTGAGCATCGTCACGAGAAACACAAGATCTTCGTGTATAAGGAAGACTTCACTAAGTTCATGAAGGGCTTGTACGAGGCAATGGAGGATGTACGGACCGAGCGTCTACCGGACTACGAGTTTTATGGCTATCCGTCTGTTGATTTCCCACCCAGGGACGACGACAGCACGTAGTCTGGTTGAGCCATGATCCGCTTGATTGCGCCAGATCAATGGAGACGAAAGCCAATAAGCTTGGATTCTGCATTGGAGGTGCGCGTAGCCAAGGTGATCAAGAAGGTCATGGAGCACGGCGATGTGGCTCTACTTGATTACACGAGCCAGTTTGACCGTGTCGGACTCACGTCCATCTCCGTACCCTCTGCGGCATTAGAGTCGGCTTGGGTAGAAGCCGAATCGGCTTGGCAGCACGCATTTCAGGATGCCGCCAATAATATACGCCGGTTCCATGCGAGGCAGCGCCGCGAGAGTTGGTATGTGGACGACGGAGATCGTGTCCGTCTGGGTCAGCGCATCTTACCGGTGGATGCTGCGGGCTTGTATGTCCCTGGTGGAACCGCTGCATACCCATCCAGTGTATTGATGACCGCCATCCCTGCTCAGGTGGCAGGAGTCGGCGACCTGTATCTTGCAAGTCCTCCTGATCCTTCTACCGGGCTACCTCGGCGGGAGGTTTTGGCTGCCGCATATATGTTGGGAATTGAAAACGTGTTTGCGGTCGGCGGAGCACAGGCCATTGCTGCATTCGCATTCGGAACAGAGTCCGTCCCGCGGGTGGACAAGATCGTAGGCCCGGGCAGCGCATATGTTACGGCAGCCAAAAAGCTAGTTTATGGCCATGTGGATATTGATAGTCTTGCCGGTCCCAGCGAGTTAGTGGTTCTGGCCGATGCCACTGCCAGACCAGACTGGATTGCGCATGACCTTCTTGCCCAGGCCGAACACGACGAACTAGCCTGTGCAATCCTTGTAACCCCTGATGAGGCGATTGCGAAGGCCGTTTGTCAGGCACTTGAAACATTTCTGCCGCTGATTTCGCGAAGGGATATAGCTACTTCGGCCTTGAAGGAACATGGTGCGGCGATCATCACTTCTTCGATGGAGGAAGCAATTCACACGGTGAATACTATTGCTCCAGAGCATTTGGAGCTCATGGTTGCAGATTCATGGGAGGTTTTGGAGAAGATTCGGCATGCGGGTGCCGTCTTCATTGGTCCGTGGTCCCCGGAGGTGGTTGGAGATTACTATGCAGGTCCGAATCATGTATTGCCTACAGGGGGAGCCGCGAGATTTTCCTCCGCCTTGGGAGTTGATGATTTTGTTCGGCGACAGAGTGTGATCAGCTACAGTGAACGGCGTTTAGGGGTCGTAGCCGATGATATTGCTCTAATGGCACGTAGTGAAGGGCTTGATGCTCACGCGCGCAGCGTAAAAGCTCGCATGAAAGACTGATGACGATCCGGAATCGTGCACTTTCCCAGGTCAAGGGTGAGATCCAAAAGCAGCATCCTTATAAGGTCGGAGTCCCTCCTGGGCAAATTAAAGTCAAGCTCAATCAGAATGAAAGTCCATTTGACCTGCCGGATGAGCTAAAAGAAAAAGTATTTGAGCACTGGAAAGAGACTGCATTTCATCGGTATCCTTCAGAGCAGCCTGATGACCTTACGAAGTTAATCGCGGATTATATAGGCTGGGATTCAGAAGGAATTATTATTGGGAATGGATCGAACGAATTGACCTACACGCTGGGGCTAACCTTCATTTCTTTAGGCAGAAAAGTAGTGTTGCCTCGC is part of the Rhodothermaceae bacterium genome and harbors:
- a CDS encoding purine-nucleoside phosphorylase; translation: MSRVKTARNLLSKRLGEVQPSVAIILGSGCGLELDQVHWSLTASNIPGFIAPSVAGHSGRVTSGVFTNHEVLLMQGRVHYYEGVSTDRVTFQVRLIHELGIKNIILISAAGGIRATLNPGEIMLVEGHICAQPLTATYRGRSVYDALWRERVIAACGGLPVSSGVYVWTIGPSYETPAEIVAFERRGGDAVGMSLVPEAMEASALDMHVLGATIITNSAAGLHEQELNHEDVLRSAEAARANLADVIARALMQAPQPYRT
- the hisD gene encoding histidinol dehydrogenase, translated to MIRLIAPDQWRRKPISLDSALEVRVAKVIKKVMEHGDVALLDYTSQFDRVGLTSISVPSAALESAWVEAESAWQHAFQDAANNIRRFHARQRRESWYVDDGDRVRLGQRILPVDAAGLYVPGGTAAYPSSVLMTAIPAQVAGVGDLYLASPPDPSTGLPRREVLAAAYMLGIENVFAVGGAQAIAAFAFGTESVPRVDKIVGPGSAYVTAAKKLVYGHVDIDSLAGPSELVVLADATARPDWIAHDLLAQAEHDELACAILVTPDEAIAKAVCQALETFLPLISRRDIATSALKEHGAAIITSSMEEAIHTVNTIAPEHLELMVADSWEVLEKIRHAGAVFIGPWSPEVVGDYYAGPNHVLPTGGAARFSSALGVDDFVRRQSVISYSERRLGVVADDIALMARSEGLDAHARSVKARMKD
- a CDS encoding DUF3276 family protein; translated protein: MNDDYGHDSGDWEGAPHSGSGSRYRDEVFSRRVPAGRRTYFFDVKATRSGEDFFIVITESKRVGEHRHEKHKIFVYKEDFTKFMKGLYEAMEDVRTERLPDYEFYGYPSVDFPPRDDDST